The following DNA comes from Fusarium fujikuroi IMI 58289 draft genome, chromosome FFUJ_chr03.
CGAGGAGCACAAGTAAGTGGCTTGCTCCTCATTATTGTCTTTACCATCATTCAAACAGGTTGAGCATGGCGCCGGCTTGTCCAAATTCCTCCTACAACATAGTATTACCGCGTGCTGAACCACTGATTCTGATTTGACCTTCAACAGGCTTGTTTTGGAGACACTAGAGCCCCTTTCAGAAGACAGAAAGTGTTTCCGTCTCATCAACGGTGTGCTTGTTGAGAGGACGGTCAAGGATGTAGTACCAGCCCTCAAGACCAACCAAGAAGGGCTTCGCAAGGTGCTGGATGACTTGGTAAAGCAATACAAGACGAAGCaggatgatcttgagaagtggAAGGTAAGAGAAAAATCGAAATGATTTCAGTCCTTGGCGTAAGATTACAGAGCCAATACTAACGAttctccagaagaagaacaatgTGCAGGTTGTACAGCAATAATGAGACTACGAGGACAGAATAAAAGAAAACGTTTGCATTAGTACCACAGAGGATTCATTTCTGAGAACTACCAGAAAATCGCATGCTTGCGATTTATTAGATGTGCCACTTTTGAACACAGCCTCATACGACAGAGCTTGCAACAACGCAATTACTCCTCAAAATTCCTTCTCTCTAGAGACAAATGCCACTCCATCGGGCCTCCCGGTGTTTCTGCTCCAGCCTCATTTGGACGCGGATGAGACGGACTTCCATGGCCTGCTTGCCGTCCAAATATCGGCCTCTCAGGCTGAACGAGCAACACGGCAGAAGGAATagaaagatggtgttgatgcgtTGTACACTTGCTGCGTGCTGTGGGGTTATGGCGGCAAAAGCGTCTGCATGCCCAACCGCATTGAGGCCCCAGAAGCATCAGAGTTTTTGACATGCAGGACGTCAAACACACAATGCAATGTAATGCGACGCAAGACCTAGACAGCGGGCATGTGTTTGTATGGACAGA
Coding sequences within:
- a CDS encoding related to Gim complex component GIM4, with product MSSAAQVPAKKQQDLQVTYSNYKNTLQQIAQRIGDIEQEAEEHKLVLETLEPLSEDRKCFRLINGVLVERTVKDVVPALKTNQEGLRKVLDDLVKQYKTKQDDLEKWKKKNNVQVVQQ